A segment of the Pseudonocardia sp. T1-2H genome:
TGAGGTTGACGATGCAGCCCGACCGCAGTGCTTCCTGGGCAGAGGACCCCGCGCTCGCGCCGTGGAGTCTTCCGCCGCGCGCCCCGTCCCCCACGTCGGCCACCGATCCGTCGCCGCGCCCGCCGCAGCACAACCCTGCCCCGGCAGCACCCCGGCTGCCGGATCCCGGTGCGCAGGACCGGCAGCCCACGGCCGCGGCGCCACCCCCGGCGGCGTCCTCGTCCTCACACGCCGCCCCGACGCCCGCTGTGCTGCCTGGTCCCTGGCGCCTCGGGCCGCCAACCACTGACGACGTCGACGAGGTCGGTCCGTCCCGCCCGGCAGCTGCGGTGAGTCCGGGACCACGGGCGGAGGGCACCGCGGATTCGCTGTCCTACCAGCAGCTGGTGCGCACCCGCCGGGATCGCCCCCGGGAGGGCTGGCGAGGGGCGGTCTACACCCTGAGCCGGGGCCGGATGAACCCTGGGCTGTCCCCGACCGAGGCGGATCGCCGGCAGAAGATCGCCCGGATCCAGACCCAGCTCGCGGGCTGGCACACCATCACCGTCGCCTCGATGAAGGGCGGGGTCGGCAAGACCACCGTGTCGGCGCTGCTCGGGCTGGTGCTGGCCGAGTACCGCGGGGACCGGGTCGTCGCCCTGGACGCCAACCCCGACGCCGGCACCCTCGCCGATCGTGTGTTGGGCCAGCCGGTCCCGTACACCGTCCGAGATCTGATCAACAACCTGGACACGATCGAATCGCTGACCGACATCGCCCGCTACACCAGCCTGGCCGGGCGGCTGCAGGTGTTGGCGTCCGAGCAGGACCCGCGGATGAGCGAGTCGTTCAACAGGCAGGAGTACGAGCAGGTCACCGACGTCCTCAAACGCTTCTACAACATCATCATCACCGACTCGGGGACCGGGCTGATCCACTCGGCGATGGCCGGGGCGTTGGAGGCCACCCGCAGCCTGGTGCTCGTCGGAGCCCCGACCGTGGACGGCGGGTCCCGGGCGGCGAAGACGCTGGACTGGCTCAAGGAACACGGTTTCGAGGACCTCGTCGCCAACGCCGTGGTGGCGCTGTCGTGCGACCGGTCCTCCCCCGACATCGACCGCGCCGCCGTGGTCGACCACTTCGCCCAACGCTGCCGGGCCGTGGTCGAGATCCCCGGCGACCGGCACCTGGCCAGCGGCGGGCTCATCCAGCTCGAGCAGCTGCGGCCCGCCACCCGCGACGCCGCGATCACCCTCGGCGCCTGCGTGGCCGACCACTTCCACTACTCCCAGCACCACCGCCACCGCGGCCTGGACTCCACTCAGAGTCCGGTCGAGCGGCCCCGGCAGGACTGACATGAGCGTCGGGATGCTGGCCGCCGCGGCCGCGGCGCTCACCCTCGGTGCCGGCCTACTACCGGCTGCGGCCGCGGACGCGTCCGCGGAGTGTGCATGGCGCTTCTCAGCGGTTCGGCTCTACCAGGAGCTCGCCGGCGAGTCGAGCGACCGGGCAGTCGAGCTCCGGGCTCTGCTGGCTGACTCCGGTGTCGCCAAGACGGGGTTCGTGCCCGAGAGCTGCCGCGAGGGTGGCGGCAGGTCCACAGGTGCGGGCTCAGGATCTGGTTCCGGAGGCGGGGGCTCCGGAACCGGTGGGGGACCGGTTCCGGAGGATCGGCCGGGTCGAGCGGCGGTGGCTCGACTGGGTCGTCCTCCGGGACCGGGACTACCGCGGCGGAGACGTTGGGCTGGGGTGAGCCGAACCGGATCAACAACTTCGATGACGCCTCGGAGCTGGGCGACTGGTCGATCTATGACGGTCCGGGGCATGCCGGCAACGGGCGTCGCACGCCGGATGCGGTGGCGATCGCCGACGGTGTCCTGACCCTCACCGGTGATGAGCAGGGCAACACCGCGGGGATGGCATGGAACCCGGGGCAGAAGTACGGCCGCTGGGAGGCCCGCGTGCAGTCCCCGGCCAGCGCCGAGGCCTACCACTCGCTGTTGCTGTTGTGGCCGGACGCGGAGAACTTCCCGGTCGGCGGCGAGGTCGACTTCATGGAGATCAGCGACGCGGCCCGGCAGACGATCGAGATGTTCCTGCACTACGGCGCCGAGAACTCCCAGAAGCAAGGCGACACCGAGGTTGATGCGACGCAGTGGCACAACTGGGCCGTCGAGTGGACCCCGGATCACATCGCCGCCTACGTCGACGGCGAGCAATGGTGGGAGACCACCGACACCTCGATCCTCCCGCCGGGCCCGATGCACCTGTGCATCCAGCTCGACTACTTCCCCGACGACGGTGGCGCCGAGGGTGGCGGGCTCGAGCACGTCGACTGGGTTCGGCAGTACCCGCTCGACGCGACCTCCGGCTCAGGAGGCTCCGCCACCAGCACAGGCTCCACCGGTTCCCGCTCGCCGAGCGATTCGGCGACCGACTCCGGGTCTGCCGAGTCGGGTTCGGGCGGGTCGGGTGCGTCGGGATCGTCCTCCGATCGCTGAATGCCCCGCGTCCTGTTTCTCCCTCTCCCCTCGTTCCCAGGAGCTTCTCCCATGTCCGGAATGCGCAAGGCCGCGTTCGTCGCCGTCACCACGGCCGCGCTGACCGCGGGCCCGGCGGCGGGCGCCGCATTAGCGACACCCGTTCTCACCGACGCCCCGACCTGCACTCAGACCTCCTCCGCAGGCCAGGCTTCTGACGGCCAGGCTTCCGGCAGTGGAACGACCGGTGCGCCTCAGCTCAGCGAGGAGGGGCTCGCCCAGGCCGAGGAGCTCGTCGAGAAGACCCGCGAGCTCCTCACCACGCTCACCACCGCGGCCGGGGACCCCCGAGCCTCGGCACTGGGTGGGCAGCTGCGGGCGATGGGGGTCACCCCGGCGGTAGCCACCGGATGGCGGCAGCAGGCGCACGATCTCGCCGACACCTTGCTGACCAACCCGGACCCGAAAGCCGCCCAGCTCGCCGTCACCCTGGCCGGCTCGGGCTACTCCCCCACCCCCGCGGACCTGCGGACTCCCCCCGCCCAGGACCCCACCCCCGCCTCGACGGGCGGATCCTCCCCGGCGCCGGCGCTGGTCCCGGCCTCCCACCCCAGCACGTCCTCGGCCGGGGGAAGTGCGATGGCGGCGGTACTGCAGAACGCCCTGGACGCCGCCCTCGACGCGGACACCGGGAGCTCGCCGGCCGACACCACGTCCTCGGGGCTCCAGACCTGCGGGCAGAACAGCCCGAGCGCAGGACCGGATCCTGCCGGCGGCTCCGCAGCCGAGGGACCCGGCGCGGGGAAGGGCGAAACCCCGCAGCGTGCACCGGCCGGTCCGGCCGGGTCACCAAATTCCGCAGATGGCGCGGGGTCCGCGGGGCGCGACATCTCCAGCTCGGCACCTCGTTCGAGCGTGCACGACGCCTGGGAGCAGCAGGCCCAGGACCTGGTGGAACAGTTAGACGAGGCGCCCGCGGACCCCGATGCCGCCGCGCTGGCCGAGAAGCTCAAGGCCACGGGCCTCCTCGGCGCGGGTCCGGACGGGGCGGATGCGGGCAACGACGTCGGCACCGGTCGGCAGGACGACAACGCCGCTGCCGGGACGCACCTCGGCGGGCAGAGCAGCTCCGACCCCACCGCCTCGGCCGGGAACACAGCTGGCGCGGCCGGCTCCTCGACCGGGTCCGATGAGCCCGGCACCTCCTCCTCCGGCACCTCCTCCTCCGGCGCCTCCTCCTCTGGCACCGCCGCGGGTAGCGGTGGATGGGAGGCCGAGGCCAGCCAGCTCGTGGCCGATCTGGCCGCCGCCCCGGACGACCCGACCGCCCAGGAGCTCGCCGCCAAGCTCGCCGCGGCGGGGATCACCAGCCCGGCCGCCGACAGCGCTTCCGGCACCACCGGCGCAGAGACTGCCGACCGCAGGACGGGTGAGCCCGCGGACAGCGGCGCCAACCCCGACGAGCCCGCCGGCGCCTCTTCGTCTGGGTCCGGGTCGACGCAGGAGCAGCCCGAGGACGGCGCCCCTACGGCCGGGACGCCCTCCGACGGATCATCCTCGGCTGACGTCGCGACGGCCGAGCCTGCCTCGGAACCCGGGTCATCCCGCACCTGGGAGCAGCTTGCCCGGTGTGAGAGCGGCGGGGACTGGACGACCGCCACCGGCAACGGCTACAGCGGCGGCCTGCAGTTCGACGCGGCCACCTGGAAGGCCTACGGCGGCGATCGATACGCCTCCTCGGCGGAGCAGGCGAGCAAGGACCAGCAGATCGCCGTCGCGGAGAAGGTCCGCCGGGACCGTGGGGGCTACTCCGCGTGGCCTGCGTGCTCGAAGAGGCTGGGCTTGGCATGACCACGGTGGTGAACGGGGCCGCTCGCGGTCGGCCCGGGCCTGGGCGCGGCCCGACGGTCAACGACGTCCATCACGCCCTGGGGCGCGCTGCCCGCGATGGTGCCGGGGACCGGGAGCTCGACGACGTCGACGTGGAGGCCGCGGTGGACGCCGCGGCGGCGATGCTCGCGGGCGGGCACGCCGGCCAGGACGCGGCACGGGTGGCCGAACAGCTCGGGGCGAACACGGCCGCGATGGGCGACCTCGAGCTGCCCAGCTCGGCGCGCCGCCCGGTCGACTGGTCCGGGTTCGGTGCGCTGATCCCGGTCCTGTCCGGCTCCCCCGGCGCGGGCGCCTCGGCGCTGGCCGCGGGAATCGCCGATGCGCTGCAGCTCGCGGCACGCTGCGTGCTGCTGATCGACGCCGCGGACCCGGCCCGGTCCGGTCTGGCCGCGGCGGCCCCGGCGGAGGGCCCGTGGACCTTTCCGCTGACCGCGCAGCTGGCGATCCGGTACTCCTGGCGCGGGCAGGCGCTGCTGGCCCGGCTGGAGTCGGGCCTGCCGGTGATCACGCCGGGGATGATGCCGCCCCCGCCGCAGTGGCTGCCCGAGCTCGAGCCGCTGCACGTCACGGTCGTCGACATCGGGCATGACGGGTGGCGGGCGACGGCGAACCCGCTGGTCGGCGCGGGCGGCTGGCTACGCCGCGGATCCCCCTCGGCGCGTCCGATCCTGGTGGTGCGCCCGACCCGGCCGTCGCTGCGCCACGCCGAGCAGCTCCTCGCCCGCCTCGACCCCTGGGTCTCCGCCGGGGCGGCGATCCCGCCGTGCCAGCTCGCCGTCACCGGCGCGAAGCGGTGGCCCCGCGGGGTGGCCGGGGCCGCCGGGCGCCGGCTTCAGCCGCTGCTAGACGACGCGCTGTTCATCCCGCACGACGGCGACCTGCAGGTCGCCGGGGTCACCGACGAGCTGATGCCCGGCCGGGTCCTCGACGCCGTGGCTCCTCTCCTCGCCGACTGGGGGCTGCTTCCCCCGCCCGGCCGGGCCCGCTCCCGCTCACGAAAGGGACAGTCCTGATGTTCGCCTTGATGACCGCATCCCCCCTCGCCCACCAGGTGCTCGACCTCGCCGGGGCGGTGGTGGCGCAGCTACCGGACAACCCGAACCCGCAGGCGCCACCGGGAGCGGAGAAGGTCACCATGATCCTCGGCTACGTGAAATGGGGGGCCGGCGCGGCGATCGTGGCCGGGTTCTTCGCCGGACTGATCCTCTTCGCCGGGGGCCGCATCGCCGATCACCACCGGTTCGGCCGGATGGGCACGATCACGATGTTCGCCTCGGTCGGGTCCGCGTTCCTCTACGCCATCGGCTACTCGATGCTGTCCACCTTCGCCGGGGGCTGAGCCGACCATGGCGCGGATCCTGCTCGACAGCCCTCCCCGGGCCCGGAGGGCGAGCCCGGCGCGGACACCGGGCCTCGCCGGCGCGCGATGCTGGTGCTCGGCGGCATCGCCGCCCTGATCATCGTGCTGCTCATCGGTCTGGTCGCGTACCTGCTCGGCCTCGGCCGCGACCCCTCCGCTCCCCCGCCGGTGCCGGCCCCCGGCGTGTCGACGCCGCCCAGCGCGCTGGACGGCGGGGGCTGGGACATCGCCGCGGAAACCGAGCTCGCGACCCGGGCGATGCCGCAGTTCCCGGAGACGGCGACCATGCCGCACCCGCTGAGCACCGATTCCGCGGGCCCCCCGATCGTCCTGCCACCGCCCGGGGCGACGCAGGGCCGTTGGGTGCCCGGCGGCTTCCCCGCGACCGCGGAGGGCGCCGCGGCGCAGCAGGCCGCGCTCATGGTCGCCGGCCTCTCCGGTGGGGACCCGCAGACCTACGCCAGCGCCTACGCCTCGATCGCATTGCCCGGCGCCCCCGCACCGGACACCACGGCGATGTTCACCGGCCTGCAGACCTTCCGCTCCCACGCCGGGGCCCCGGCCACCGGCGCGATGGCGAGACTGCAGGTCAGCTGGACGCCGACCTCGGCGCTGATCAAGGGCACCACCGACGGTGGCCGCTACGCGGTGGTGTGTGTGCTCGGTGAGATGACCGCGGCCGGCAGCGGGCAGATCGCCTCGGCCGGGATCGGGGACTGCCAGGCGCTGCGCTACGTCGACGGCGAGTGGCGGATCGCGCCGGGCGCCCCGGCGGCGAAGGGCCCGAGCGCATGGCCGGGGACCGCGGAGGCCGTCGCCGCCGGATACCGGGACCTCGGCTGATGGGAGTTTTCGGGGACGTCGCAGGCTCCTTCGCTGCCTCGATGATCGACAAGATCATGAAGGCGATCTGGGCGGCCGCGCTGTGGCTGCTGCGCACCGCGTTCGAGCTGGTCGACTCGCTTCTCCGGTTCGGCGACGGATCCGGTGTGGCCACCGCGGAGGGGAAGATCCCGACCGACTCGCCGCTGTTCGGGATCTGGCCCACGCTGAGGTGGATCTCCCTGGTGGTGGCGCTCGGGCTGTTCTTCTGGCAGCTCACCACCACGGTGTTGCGCGGCGGGCACGGGTTCTGGCGCGCGGTGTCCGGCCCGGTCGCCTACGCGCTCGCGACCGCGATCACCATCGGTGCGGTCGCGACGCTGCTCGGCGCGGCGGAAGGCCTGACCACGCTGCTGCTGAACGAAGGGCTCAAGGCGGACAGTTTCCGCTCGGTCCTGGACTCGCAGAAGCTCGGCGGGAGCTTCGTCGACAACCCCGATCTGGGCGCCACGGTCGATGAGACCGCCCGGTCGGTGGTGCTCGGGCTGGTCGCGCTGTTCGGGGTCATCCCGGCCGCGTTGGGTTTCCTGCTGCAGATGGTGTTCCGCCAGGCGGTGATCCTGGTACTGATCGCGACTGTCCCGATCACTGCGGCCGGGCTGATGACCAACACCACGGCCGCGTGGTTCTGGAAGTCGCTGCGCTGGATCATGGCCGCGGTCCTGATGAAGCCGGCGCTCGCGCTGGTGCTGGTCATCGGGGTCAACATGCTGGCCGCGCCGACCGGGCTTGGCGGGCTCATGGTCGGCACCGGGGTCTTGCTGGTTGCGCTGTTCTGCCCGATGGCGCTCTACCGACTGCTCGCGTTCGTCGAACCGGGCACCGCGTCCGGGGCGACCGCACGCTCCGCGCTGTCGCTGGGTTCTTCGTCCAGCCGTGGCGCTGGCGCGGGCGGCAGCAGTGGCGGCGGCGCCGAGGAGACCAACACCGCCCGGTTCGATGCCGCCTCCGGAGGCGGCGGCGGCGGTGGCGGAGGCGGTGGGGGCGCTGCGGCGGGCGGCAGTGGGGCCGGTGGCTCCGGCGCGGCCGGTGGCGGGGCCGCCGCCGGTGGCGCGCTCGCGGGCGGGGTGGCCGCCGTGGGTGCGGCCGTGGGAGCTGCGGCGAGTTTCTCCAGCGGCTACGCGAACTCCCAAATGGACGCCAGCGGGATCGGCGCCGGCTACGGCGGTGGCGGCGGGCGTAGCTCCGGGTCCTCGGGTTTGGGGCAGTCCGCCTCGCCGGGCGGCGGATCCGGTGGCGGCGACGGCGGCGCGGCCGCGCTGCCCGGGGATCGGATCAGTCCCCGCTCGGCGGGGGTGACGGCGGGGGTGGTTCGGGTTCCCCTGCCCCGGCCCCGTCGGAAACAGATCATGCCGGCGGCGGGACGGCCGCCCCGTACAACGAGACACCCCCGCCAGATCAGGCCGACTCCCACGTCTCTGCCCAGGCGCCTTCTCCGGGCGGCGGTGGTGGGTCCGGCGGTACGGCGGCCGGCGGAGCGAGTGAGGCGGTGATCCCGTGAACGCGGCGAACCAGGCGACCGGTCCGCGTATCTATCGGGGGCTCAACACCCGTGAACGCGCCGGGTGGGTGCTCGGGTTGACCCCGTTGCAGGCGGCGGCCTGTCTCGGGCTGGCCGCGCCGGTGCTGCTGGCGATGTCGGTCGGCCGCTGGTCGCAGGCGTTCACCCTGCTGTTGACCGACGGGTTGGCGATTGCGCTGGTGGTGGTCCCGGTGCGGGGCCGCTCCGCGCTGCGCTGGCTCGGTGACCTCCTCCTCTTCCAGCTCGGAGTGCTGATGCGCTGGTCTGTCTGGCAGTCCAAGGCCGCGGCCGGTGTGCCCGGCCCCGCCCACGAACCCGACCTGCCCGGTGTCCTGGCCCGGGTCGGGTTCCCCGACGGCCCGCCGTTCCGCGACCAGGGCCGGGTCTGCCTGATCCACGACACCGCCGATGCCCGCTGGGGCGCCACCGCCCGGCTGACCCACACCGGGGTCGGGATGCTGTCCGACGCCGAGTGCGAACGCCTCGCCGCCCGGCTGGGGAACCTGCTCATCGCGATCGGGCACCGCGACGTCGTCGACCGGATGTCGCTGCTGGTCCGCACCGTCCCCGACGACGGCACCGAGTACGACGTCTGGCGGGCCGCGCACGAGCACCCCGGCGCCCCGCATCTGGCCCGCGCCGCGACCGACGAGCTCGACCACACCATCGGTTCGGTCTCGGTGCGCACCGAG
Coding sequences within it:
- a CDS encoding MinD/ParA family ATP-binding protein; the protein is MSPGPRAEGTADSLSYQQLVRTRRDRPREGWRGAVYTLSRGRMNPGLSPTEADRRQKIARIQTQLAGWHTITVASMKGGVGKTTVSALLGLVLAEYRGDRVVALDANPDAGTLADRVLGQPVPYTVRDLINNLDTIESLTDIARYTSLAGRLQVLASEQDPRMSESFNRQEYEQVTDVLKRFYNIIITDSGTGLIHSAMAGALEATRSLVLVGAPTVDGGSRAAKTLDWLKEHGFEDLVANAVVALSCDRSSPDIDRAAVVDHFAQRCRAVVEIPGDRHLASGGLIQLEQLRPATRDAAITLGACVADHFHYSQHHRHRGLDSTQSPVERPRQD
- a CDS encoding glycoside hydrolase family 16 protein, whose amino-acid sequence is MGWGEPNRINNFDDASELGDWSIYDGPGHAGNGRRTPDAVAIADGVLTLTGDEQGNTAGMAWNPGQKYGRWEARVQSPASAEAYHSLLLLWPDAENFPVGGEVDFMEISDAARQTIEMFLHYGAENSQKQGDTEVDATQWHNWAVEWTPDHIAAYVDGEQWWETTDTSILPPGPMHLCIQLDYFPDDGGAEGGGLEHVDWVRQYPLDATSGSGGSATSTGSTGSRSPSDSATDSGSAESGSGGSGASGSSSDR
- a CDS encoding transglycosylase family protein; the protein is MSGMRKAAFVAVTTAALTAGPAAGAALATPVLTDAPTCTQTSSAGQASDGQASGSGTTGAPQLSEEGLAQAEELVEKTRELLTTLTTAAGDPRASALGGQLRAMGVTPAVATGWRQQAHDLADTLLTNPDPKAAQLAVTLAGSGYSPTPADLRTPPAQDPTPASTGGSSPAPALVPASHPSTSSAGGSAMAAVLQNALDAALDADTGSSPADTTSSGLQTCGQNSPSAGPDPAGGSAAEGPGAGKGETPQRAPAGPAGSPNSADGAGSAGRDISSSAPRSSVHDAWEQQAQDLVEQLDEAPADPDAAALAEKLKATGLLGAGPDGADAGNDVGTGRQDDNAAAGTHLGGQSSSDPTASAGNTAGAAGSSTGSDEPGTSSSGTSSSGASSSGTAAGSGGWEAEASQLVADLAAAPDDPTAQELAAKLAAAGITSPAADSASGTTGAETADRRTGEPADSGANPDEPAGASSSGSGSTQEQPEDGAPTAGTPSDGSSSADVATAEPASEPGSSRTWEQLARCESGGDWTTATGNGYSGGLQFDAATWKAYGGDRYASSAEQASKDQQIAVAEKVRRDRGGYSAWPACSKRLGLA